The Vidua chalybeata isolate OUT-0048 chromosome 6, bVidCha1 merged haplotype, whole genome shotgun sequence genome has a segment encoding these proteins:
- the FCF1 gene encoding rRNA-processing protein FCF1 homolog has product MGKQKKARKYAVMKRMISLRDERLKEKDRAKAPVKKKEDPSAIKEREVPQHPSCLFFQYNTQLGPPYHILVDTNFINFSIKAKLDLVQSMMDCLYAKCIPCITDCVMGEIEKLGQKYRVALRIAKDPRFERLPCMHKGTYADDCLVQRVTQHKCYIVATVDKELKRRIRKIPGVPIMYISRHRYNIERMPDDYGAPRF; this is encoded by the exons ATG GGGAAGCAGAAGAAGGCGCGGAAGTACGCGGTCATGAAGCGCATGATCAGCCTCCGGGATGAGCGCCT TAAAGAGAAGGATCGCGCAAAAGCCCCcgtgaagaagaaggaggacCCGAGTGCCATCAAAGAGCGGGAGGT cccccagcatCCCTCTTGCTTGTTCTTCCAATATAATACACAGCTGGGCCCCCCTTACCACATCCTGGTTGACACTAACTTCATCAACTTCTCCATCAAGGCCAAACTGGACCTAGTGCAGTCGATGATGGACTGTCTCTATGCCAAAT GTATTCCATGTATCACAGATTGCGTAATGGGTGAAATCGAGAAGTTAGGACAGAAGTACCGTGTGGCATTAAG AATTGCCAAGGACCCTCGGTTTGAACGCTTGCCGTGTATGCACAAAGGAACCTATGCTGATGACTGCTTGGTGCAGAGGGTCACTCAG CACAAATGTTATATTGTGGCCACAGTGGATAAAGAGCTCAAGCGGAGAATACGAAAAATCCCTGGAGTGCCCATAATGTATATTTCCAGGCACAG